The sequence below is a genomic window from Candidatus Poribacteria bacterium.
AGCTGCCTGCTGCTAAGCAAGAACTCCGTTGCTTTTACCCACAAACATCAGAAAATCGCCAACCAAGTGAACTAATAGGTTAATCGGCTTTAATGTCAGCCCAGGTCGTTGTGAGTTTACCTGAAGGTTCAATATCAGCCGCTGTTTCTAATCCGTCATTCATCAGGGTTTCAATATCATCACCGTCCAATGCCACATTGAAGACGGCAACGTCGTCAACGATTCCAGCGAAGAACTGACCCCACTGACCGTGTTGTCCGGTGGCTAAATAGATACCTATTAAAAAGGGTTTGTCAGTTAACGGGTTTCTTCCTAAGTTTGGTGTCGTTACACCGTCGCCAATCTGATCAGCGTCCAGATATACGCCAAACCCGTCACCGTCCCAGGTAACGGCGACATGATGCCAGTCTGTATCTGGATCCCAAGGTGCATCTATAAAGTGAAGCGTGCCACCTGGGTCATGCGTGTGATGCCGGATTACACCGCCATCCCACCAGAATCCAGGTGCCCAATCATCTTTGGTTACAACACCCATGCCGCCAGCGGGAGGCTTATCTAATTTAAACCAAAGCGCAATTGTATGTTCGGCGCCAACATTTAAAGAATCATCGTGCTCGATTTCCACGTAAGCATCCGAGCCATTAAGACTTAAACCCTTGCCAAACTTGCCATCAACCCATTTGGCACCC
It includes:
- a CDS encoding LamG domain-containing protein; this translates as MSLMFVGISFAEIDFADCVGMWLFDEGNGNTVEDSSGSGNDGSIEGGAKWVDGKFGKGLSLNGSDAYVEIEHDDSLNVGAEHTIALWFKLDKPPAGGMGVVTKDDWAPGFWWDGGVIRHHTHDPGGTLHFIDAPWDPDTDWHHVAVTWDGDGFGVYLDADQIGDGVTTPNLGRNPLTDKPFLIGIYLATGQHGQWGQFFAGIVDDVAVFNVALDGDDIETLMNDGLETAADIEPSGKLTTTWADIKAD